From the Hylaeus volcanicus isolate JK05 chromosome 4, UHH_iyHylVolc1.0_haploid, whole genome shotgun sequence genome, one window contains:
- the LOC128875967 gene encoding cadherin-99C isoform X1, translating into MARITNTWLLWCLLCVSLSLRGVVSKAGLCEVESGQSNIILDIEESRGNAIDQKTVPEELPVSGDPYNETTLELIFPGKQPRFKLNGKKLQLLEPLDRDAENLSHVVFQLSCTVKQTNKKRTIPVIVRVSDINDNAPIFINTPYETTVPELTPVGSTIFKNIVAVDADAGVNGIVEYSIAPGDGTGIGNNDGVGRTRITTADGYGYFSINLPHQGQVTVNRTLDFEKTQRYLVTILASDRARNTSDRFTSTTTLTVNIRDDDDQDPSFIYQGCMLSDGACINPEYSASVSSGVLSGILNISPEKIQAVDMDSINAPIHYSFLSGSPPNYREFFEINPSTGAVKQIKAVDTTVTKKFDIIIKAVEVSEAKRSATAKLTITVKPVDSNPPIITASNVEGFVDENAPIGTKVIDKNGDPIVLTVSDADLSPEDPKPVYTFELTTNFFAIDPSGMLIVNEENLDRDPPSPGRFRFQVVAREKTGVAASTPLSFVVTLNDVNDNAPTLPMTAPITVQAGETKRVVTKVEATDNDNGENAEITYSIYHVSNNGLQKFKIDPITGVIESVRKLNAGEQYSITVQATDKGGKYSQTIVEVNVIPGPNTRSPVFQQSVYEVQVSEGASINSTVATITAIDPENDPVSYSIVSGNDLRQFAIGDKSGVITVIRKLDREDLTRYQLLIKAEDSGGLFNTATVNIKVTDINDKNPEFVDLPYEFTVKEGEARKLIGRVHAEDADEGVNAEITYFAPDDIPFTVDPETGDVLTKIVLDYEQNDEYKFVVTARDGAPDHRLATATVTVKVVDVEDEIPVFHQSSYEARVKENVPDYTVIQVAADDPDTKKHITYTIKQGDTELFGIDPKTGVIKTLRGLDYERESQHILIVGTEENTSDLPGSTTKVIVNVQDVNDIPPVFTSVPRPITLDDDVPIGTTVINLIATDSDGTAPGNQVRYEIIGRGIASKYFLIDPDSGVLRIRDDLRKETDTEYQVDVRAYDMGEPQLSSVTTVPIYVRHVATVPPEIGLGFAENSYNVEVPEDASDNTLIKIITIINSHAHDTTPLKCEIYNGNEDGLFEANVTEERNCALTLKKGALDYETTESYQIKIKLESLSGLLNSGRNTTMVKIQVLDVNDNKPEFIFPESNKKLTRGRYFAAIPRTAQFASTVIQVKAHDKDSGKYGKLEYKIHGGRGFEHFAMDSSLGIITTTATFDNIDPSELPFKFDVRVRDNPNSTDNFNLIVAPVIVNLIGEENLMILVITDATPDALRTDADKIASIIEEKSGLLIGIGKIAVRTNLSRNGSKEQYPQDSDVWFYAVDPDTEIILDRNNSRIQKSIMEKPAMTNITFDVSTLVRATAIDIHAPVIPPEPVRTQTAIAFSGEVFPYALIIIACVILILGIAGIIYICVSWSRYKAYKERMQRMYVVPRYDPVYVEPNLKEYETQVLQMSVPVDDNDSYNDLQLDFSNKNHAFSLDNVSYITKDHGESTGQQSPVSSEAATTARASSIVGTHGDTNIHSLRRSTLGRKNHSASNANTLSNHDATPVLNPLYNRGGDLLSPSPSNDNVTFRERKDYSHLGFTYLGEQSPVETTTEL; encoded by the exons GCTTGTGCGAGGTGGAGTCGGGTCAATCCAACATTATTCTTGATATCGAGGAGAGCAGAGGGAATG CGATCGATCAGAAAACCGTGCCGGAGGAACTTCCGGTATCTGGTGATCCGTATAACGAGACTACGCTGGAGCTGATCTTTCCTGGAAAACAGCCCCGTTTCAAGCTGAACGGCAAGAAGTTGCAGCTTCTGGAGCCGTTGGACAGGGACGCCGAAAATCTCTCTCACGTTGTCTTTCAG ctGAGCTGTACTGTGAAACAGACCAATAAGAAGCGCACGATACCAGTGATCGTTCGAGTGTCGGACATAAACGATAACGCACCGATATTCATTAACACCCCGTACGAAACCACAGTGCCAGAG TTGACACCAGTTGGCTCGACCATTTTTAAGAACATTGTCGCCGTGGACGCGGACGCTGGTGTAAATGGCATCGTAGAATACTCGATCGCACCTGGAGACGGAACTGGGATTGGCAACAATGACGGAGTCGGTCGAACCAGGATCACGACGGCCGATGGATACGGTTACTTCAGCATTAACTTGCCCCATCAAGGCCAGGTTACTGTCAACCGCACCCTCGACTTCGAGAAAACGCAGCGGTACCTTGTCACCATTTTGGCTTCG GATCGAGCCAGAAACACGTCTGATAGATTCACATCTACCACTACTTTGACAGTGAATATTAGGGACGACGATGATCAAGATCCCTCCTTCATCTACCAAGGGTGCATGCTTTCGGACGGTGCCTGTATTAACCCTGAATATTCAGCATCg GTATCCAGTGGAGTGTTGTCAGGGATACTCAATATATCGCCGGAGAAAATACAGGCGGTGGATATGGACAGCATCAACGCGCCCATTCATTACTCATTCCTCAGTGGCAGTCCACCTAATTATCGCGAATTCTTCGAAATAAATCCAAGCACTGGCGCCGTGAAGCAAATTAAGGCTGTCGACACCACGGTCACGAAGAAGTTCGATATTATCATTAAG GCCGTCGAGGTATCTGAGGCGAAACGATCGGCCACAGCTAAATTGACTATTACCGTGAAGCCAGTCGACAGCAATCCTCCAATTATAACGGCGTCGAACGTAGAGGGTTTCGTCGATGAGAACGCTCCGATCGGAACAAAGGTTATCGACAAAAATGGCGATCCCATAGTGCTCACCGTTTCAGACGCTGATTTG AGCCCCGAGGATCCAAAGCCAGTGTACACCTTCGAGCTGACCACGAACTTCTTCGCGATCGACCCGTCCGGAATGTTGATCGTGAACGAGGAGAATCTGGACCGAGATCCTCCCAGCCCTGGACGTTTCCGGTTTCAAGTGGTCGCCAGGGAAAAAACGGGGGTCGCTGCGTCCACGCCATTATCCTTCGTTGTGACTTTGAACGACGTCAACGATAACGCTCCTACGCTCCCTATGACAGCGCCAATCACCGTCCAAGCTGGAGAAACGAAGAGGGTGGTAACGAAG GTGGAAGCGACGGACAATGACAACGGGGAGAATGCTGAAATAACGTACAGTATTTACCACGTATCGAACAACGGcttgcaaaaattcaaaatcgatCCCATCACCGGCGTGATCGAGTCCGTGAGGAAATTGAACGCTGGTGAACAGTACAGCATCACGGTCCAAGCGACGGACAAAGGCGGGAAATATTCGCAAACGATAGTCGAGGTGAACGTGATCCCTGGACCCAATACAAGGAGTCCCGTGTTCCAACAATCGGTGTACGAAGTGCAGGTCAGCGAGGGAGCTTCGATTAATTCAACAGTCGCAACAATTACT GCGATCGATCCAGAGAACGACCCGGTCTCCTACTCAATTGTTTCTGGCAACGATCTACGCCAATTCGCGATCGGCGATAAATCTGGCGTGATCACCGTTATAAGGAAGTTAGACAGGGAGGACCTGACTCGTTATCAGCTG CTGATAAAGGCCGAAGATTCCGGTGGTCTGTTCAACACGGCGACGGTGAACATCAAGGTGACTGACATCAACGACAAAAATCCGGAATTCGTGGACCTGCCGTACGAGTTCACCGTGAAGGAGGGTGAGGCCCGTAAATTGATCGGTCGTGTCCACGCGGAAGATGCCGACGAAGGCGTCAACGCCGAAATTACGTACTTCGCACCCGACGATATTCCTTTTACTGTGGATCCCGAAACTGGCGATGTCCTGACGAAGATTGTTCTGGACTACGAGCAGAATGAC GAATATAAATTCGTGGTAACCGCGAGAGACGGTGCTCCAGATCATCGTCTAGCCACTGCAACCGTGACGGTGAAAGTCGTAGACGTCGAGGATGAGATTCCCGTTTTCCATCAAAGCAGCTACGAAGCACGAGTTAAGGAAAATGTGCCAGATTACACTGTTATTCAAGTGGCG GCCGATGATCCAGACACAAAGAAGCACATTACATACACGATCAAACAAGGAGACACTGAACTGTTTGGCATAGACCCGAAAACTGGAGTGATTAAAACTCTTCGTGGGTTGGACTACGAGAGGGAGAGCCAACACATTCTCATCGTTGGGACCGAGGAAAACACTAGTGATTTACCTGGATCCACCACCAAAGTTATCGTCAATGTTCAG GACGTTAACGACATTCCGCCAGTGTTCACGTCAGTTCCTCGTCCGATTACTTTGGACGACGACGTTCCCATCGGCACGACGGTCATCAATCTCATAGCAACAGATTCCGATGGCACGGCTCCTGGAAATCAA GTGAGATATGAAATAATCGGCCGTGGGATAGCGAGCAAGTACTTCCTGATCGATCCAGACTCCGGTGTGCTCAGAATAAGGGACGATTTACGTAAAGAAACGGACACGGAATATCAG gtGGACGTGCGCGCGTACGATATGGGAGAGCCGCAATTGTCGTCCGTCACGACAGTACCGATTTACGTCCGCCATGTTGCCACCGTGCCGCCAGAAATTGGCCTGGGCTTCGCGGAGAACTCGTACAACGTCGAAGTACCCGAAGACGCGAGCGACAACACGCTCATCAAGATAATCACGATCATTAACAGCCACGCGCACGACACTACTCCGCTGAAATGCGAAATCTATAATGGTAACGAGGATGGATTGTTCGAGGCGAACGTCACGGAAGAGAGGAACTGCGCGCTGACATTGAAGAAGGGGGCCCTGGACTACGAGACAACGGAGTCCTATCAAATCAAGATCAAGCTGGAGTCTCTGTCTGGTCTTCTGAATTCTGGGAGAAACACAACCATG GTGAAGATCCAAGTGTTGGACGTGAACGACAACAAGCCAGAGTTCATCTTTCCAGAGAGCAATAAAAAGCTGACGAGGGGACGTTACTTCGCCGCCATTCCTCGAACGGCTCAGTTTGCATCCACGGTGATACAAGTGAAGGCTCACGACAAGGACAGCGGGAAATACGGGAAACTCGAGTACAAAATTCATGGAGGACGAGGCTTCGAACACTTCGCCATGGACAGCTCCTTAGGAATAATAACAACCACCGCGACGTTCGACAATATAGATCCGTCGGAACTTCCATTCAAGTTCGACGTGCGAGTACGTGACAATCCTAATTCGACTGATAACTTTAACTTGATCGTCGCCCCAGTTATCGTGAACTTGATCGGAGAGGAGAATTTGATGATCTTGGTGATCACGGACGCAACTCCCGATGCCTTGCGGACGGACGCTGATAAAATAGCGAGCATCATTGAGGAGAAGAGTGGGCTTCTGATAGGCATCGGCAAAATTGCTGTTAGGACAAATTTGTCGAGGAATGGCTCCAAAGAACAGTACCCTCAGGACTCTGACGTTTGGTTCTATGCGGTTGATCCCGacactgaaattattttggacAGGAACAACTCGAGgatacaaaa GTCGATCATGGAGAAGCCAGCAATGACGAACATCACTTTCGACGTATCCACATTGGTTCGCGCCACCGCGATCGACATTCATGCACCTGTTATACCACCTGAACCAGTGCGAACGCAGACTGCCATCGCTTTCAGTGGTGAAGTGTTTCCATACGCGTTGATAATCATCGCCTGCGTCATATTGATTTTAGGCATCGCTGGCATCATCTATATCTGCGTCTCCTGGTCCAG ATACAAAGCTTACAAGGAAAGAATGCAGCGTATGTACGTTGTGCCTCGTTACGATCCCGTGTACGTGGAGCCGAATCTGAAAGAGTATGAGACGCAGGTGCTTCAAATGAGTGTGCCTGTGGACGACAACGACAGCTACAACGATCTCCAGCTCGATTTCAGTAACAAGAACCACGCGTTTAGCTTGGACAATGTCAGTTACATTACCAAAGATCACGGAGAAAGTACtg GTCAACAGAGTCCGGTGAGTTCCGAGGCGGCGACCACGGCGCGTGCTTCCAGCATAGTTGGTACCCACGGAGACACAAACATCCACTCCCTGCGTCGATCCACCCTGGGCAGAAAGAACCACAGCGCGAGCAACGCAAATACGTTGAGCAATCACGACGCGACGCCAGTCTTGAACCCACTTTACAACCGTGGCGGCGACCTGCTGAGTCCCAGCCCGTCGAACGACAACGTGACGTTCAGGGAAAGGAAGGATTACTCTCATCTGGGATTCACGTACTTGGGCGAACAGAGTCCGGTGGAAACTACCACGGAATTGTAA
- the LOC128875967 gene encoding cadherin-99C isoform X2 gives MGLFNPAKVLLLVVLIRAELGYVGAASMDRARNTSDRFTSTTTLTVNIRDDDDQDPSFIYQGCMLSDGACINPEYSASVSSGVLSGILNISPEKIQAVDMDSINAPIHYSFLSGSPPNYREFFEINPSTGAVKQIKAVDTTVTKKFDIIIKAVEVSEAKRSATAKLTITVKPVDSNPPIITASNVEGFVDENAPIGTKVIDKNGDPIVLTVSDADLSPEDPKPVYTFELTTNFFAIDPSGMLIVNEENLDRDPPSPGRFRFQVVAREKTGVAASTPLSFVVTLNDVNDNAPTLPMTAPITVQAGETKRVVTKVEATDNDNGENAEITYSIYHVSNNGLQKFKIDPITGVIESVRKLNAGEQYSITVQATDKGGKYSQTIVEVNVIPGPNTRSPVFQQSVYEVQVSEGASINSTVATITAIDPENDPVSYSIVSGNDLRQFAIGDKSGVITVIRKLDREDLTRYQLLIKAEDSGGLFNTATVNIKVTDINDKNPEFVDLPYEFTVKEGEARKLIGRVHAEDADEGVNAEITYFAPDDIPFTVDPETGDVLTKIVLDYEQNDEYKFVVTARDGAPDHRLATATVTVKVVDVEDEIPVFHQSSYEARVKENVPDYTVIQVAADDPDTKKHITYTIKQGDTELFGIDPKTGVIKTLRGLDYERESQHILIVGTEENTSDLPGSTTKVIVNVQDVNDIPPVFTSVPRPITLDDDVPIGTTVINLIATDSDGTAPGNQVRYEIIGRGIASKYFLIDPDSGVLRIRDDLRKETDTEYQVDVRAYDMGEPQLSSVTTVPIYVRHVATVPPEIGLGFAENSYNVEVPEDASDNTLIKIITIINSHAHDTTPLKCEIYNGNEDGLFEANVTEERNCALTLKKGALDYETTESYQIKIKLESLSGLLNSGRNTTMVKIQVLDVNDNKPEFIFPESNKKLTRGRYFAAIPRTAQFASTVIQVKAHDKDSGKYGKLEYKIHGGRGFEHFAMDSSLGIITTTATFDNIDPSELPFKFDVRVRDNPNSTDNFNLIVAPVIVNLIGEENLMILVITDATPDALRTDADKIASIIEEKSGLLIGIGKIAVRTNLSRNGSKEQYPQDSDVWFYAVDPDTEIILDRNNSRIQKSIMEKPAMTNITFDVSTLVRATAIDIHAPVIPPEPVRTQTAIAFSGEVFPYALIIIACVILILGIAGIIYICVSWSRYKAYKERMQRMYVVPRYDPVYVEPNLKEYETQVLQMSVPVDDNDSYNDLQLDFSNKNHAFSLDNVSYITKDHGESTGQQSPVSSEAATTARASSIVGTHGDTNIHSLRRSTLGRKNHSASNANTLSNHDATPVLNPLYNRGGDLLSPSPSNDNVTFRERKDYSHLGFTYLGEQSPVETTTEL, from the exons ATGGGACTTTTTAATCCTGCGAAAGTACTTCTGCTCGTGGTTCTGATACGAGCCGAGCTTGGCTATGTTGGCGCCGCTTCGATG GATCGAGCCAGAAACACGTCTGATAGATTCACATCTACCACTACTTTGACAGTGAATATTAGGGACGACGATGATCAAGATCCCTCCTTCATCTACCAAGGGTGCATGCTTTCGGACGGTGCCTGTATTAACCCTGAATATTCAGCATCg GTATCCAGTGGAGTGTTGTCAGGGATACTCAATATATCGCCGGAGAAAATACAGGCGGTGGATATGGACAGCATCAACGCGCCCATTCATTACTCATTCCTCAGTGGCAGTCCACCTAATTATCGCGAATTCTTCGAAATAAATCCAAGCACTGGCGCCGTGAAGCAAATTAAGGCTGTCGACACCACGGTCACGAAGAAGTTCGATATTATCATTAAG GCCGTCGAGGTATCTGAGGCGAAACGATCGGCCACAGCTAAATTGACTATTACCGTGAAGCCAGTCGACAGCAATCCTCCAATTATAACGGCGTCGAACGTAGAGGGTTTCGTCGATGAGAACGCTCCGATCGGAACAAAGGTTATCGACAAAAATGGCGATCCCATAGTGCTCACCGTTTCAGACGCTGATTTG AGCCCCGAGGATCCAAAGCCAGTGTACACCTTCGAGCTGACCACGAACTTCTTCGCGATCGACCCGTCCGGAATGTTGATCGTGAACGAGGAGAATCTGGACCGAGATCCTCCCAGCCCTGGACGTTTCCGGTTTCAAGTGGTCGCCAGGGAAAAAACGGGGGTCGCTGCGTCCACGCCATTATCCTTCGTTGTGACTTTGAACGACGTCAACGATAACGCTCCTACGCTCCCTATGACAGCGCCAATCACCGTCCAAGCTGGAGAAACGAAGAGGGTGGTAACGAAG GTGGAAGCGACGGACAATGACAACGGGGAGAATGCTGAAATAACGTACAGTATTTACCACGTATCGAACAACGGcttgcaaaaattcaaaatcgatCCCATCACCGGCGTGATCGAGTCCGTGAGGAAATTGAACGCTGGTGAACAGTACAGCATCACGGTCCAAGCGACGGACAAAGGCGGGAAATATTCGCAAACGATAGTCGAGGTGAACGTGATCCCTGGACCCAATACAAGGAGTCCCGTGTTCCAACAATCGGTGTACGAAGTGCAGGTCAGCGAGGGAGCTTCGATTAATTCAACAGTCGCAACAATTACT GCGATCGATCCAGAGAACGACCCGGTCTCCTACTCAATTGTTTCTGGCAACGATCTACGCCAATTCGCGATCGGCGATAAATCTGGCGTGATCACCGTTATAAGGAAGTTAGACAGGGAGGACCTGACTCGTTATCAGCTG CTGATAAAGGCCGAAGATTCCGGTGGTCTGTTCAACACGGCGACGGTGAACATCAAGGTGACTGACATCAACGACAAAAATCCGGAATTCGTGGACCTGCCGTACGAGTTCACCGTGAAGGAGGGTGAGGCCCGTAAATTGATCGGTCGTGTCCACGCGGAAGATGCCGACGAAGGCGTCAACGCCGAAATTACGTACTTCGCACCCGACGATATTCCTTTTACTGTGGATCCCGAAACTGGCGATGTCCTGACGAAGATTGTTCTGGACTACGAGCAGAATGAC GAATATAAATTCGTGGTAACCGCGAGAGACGGTGCTCCAGATCATCGTCTAGCCACTGCAACCGTGACGGTGAAAGTCGTAGACGTCGAGGATGAGATTCCCGTTTTCCATCAAAGCAGCTACGAAGCACGAGTTAAGGAAAATGTGCCAGATTACACTGTTATTCAAGTGGCG GCCGATGATCCAGACACAAAGAAGCACATTACATACACGATCAAACAAGGAGACACTGAACTGTTTGGCATAGACCCGAAAACTGGAGTGATTAAAACTCTTCGTGGGTTGGACTACGAGAGGGAGAGCCAACACATTCTCATCGTTGGGACCGAGGAAAACACTAGTGATTTACCTGGATCCACCACCAAAGTTATCGTCAATGTTCAG GACGTTAACGACATTCCGCCAGTGTTCACGTCAGTTCCTCGTCCGATTACTTTGGACGACGACGTTCCCATCGGCACGACGGTCATCAATCTCATAGCAACAGATTCCGATGGCACGGCTCCTGGAAATCAA GTGAGATATGAAATAATCGGCCGTGGGATAGCGAGCAAGTACTTCCTGATCGATCCAGACTCCGGTGTGCTCAGAATAAGGGACGATTTACGTAAAGAAACGGACACGGAATATCAG gtGGACGTGCGCGCGTACGATATGGGAGAGCCGCAATTGTCGTCCGTCACGACAGTACCGATTTACGTCCGCCATGTTGCCACCGTGCCGCCAGAAATTGGCCTGGGCTTCGCGGAGAACTCGTACAACGTCGAAGTACCCGAAGACGCGAGCGACAACACGCTCATCAAGATAATCACGATCATTAACAGCCACGCGCACGACACTACTCCGCTGAAATGCGAAATCTATAATGGTAACGAGGATGGATTGTTCGAGGCGAACGTCACGGAAGAGAGGAACTGCGCGCTGACATTGAAGAAGGGGGCCCTGGACTACGAGACAACGGAGTCCTATCAAATCAAGATCAAGCTGGAGTCTCTGTCTGGTCTTCTGAATTCTGGGAGAAACACAACCATG GTGAAGATCCAAGTGTTGGACGTGAACGACAACAAGCCAGAGTTCATCTTTCCAGAGAGCAATAAAAAGCTGACGAGGGGACGTTACTTCGCCGCCATTCCTCGAACGGCTCAGTTTGCATCCACGGTGATACAAGTGAAGGCTCACGACAAGGACAGCGGGAAATACGGGAAACTCGAGTACAAAATTCATGGAGGACGAGGCTTCGAACACTTCGCCATGGACAGCTCCTTAGGAATAATAACAACCACCGCGACGTTCGACAATATAGATCCGTCGGAACTTCCATTCAAGTTCGACGTGCGAGTACGTGACAATCCTAATTCGACTGATAACTTTAACTTGATCGTCGCCCCAGTTATCGTGAACTTGATCGGAGAGGAGAATTTGATGATCTTGGTGATCACGGACGCAACTCCCGATGCCTTGCGGACGGACGCTGATAAAATAGCGAGCATCATTGAGGAGAAGAGTGGGCTTCTGATAGGCATCGGCAAAATTGCTGTTAGGACAAATTTGTCGAGGAATGGCTCCAAAGAACAGTACCCTCAGGACTCTGACGTTTGGTTCTATGCGGTTGATCCCGacactgaaattattttggacAGGAACAACTCGAGgatacaaaa GTCGATCATGGAGAAGCCAGCAATGACGAACATCACTTTCGACGTATCCACATTGGTTCGCGCCACCGCGATCGACATTCATGCACCTGTTATACCACCTGAACCAGTGCGAACGCAGACTGCCATCGCTTTCAGTGGTGAAGTGTTTCCATACGCGTTGATAATCATCGCCTGCGTCATATTGATTTTAGGCATCGCTGGCATCATCTATATCTGCGTCTCCTGGTCCAG ATACAAAGCTTACAAGGAAAGAATGCAGCGTATGTACGTTGTGCCTCGTTACGATCCCGTGTACGTGGAGCCGAATCTGAAAGAGTATGAGACGCAGGTGCTTCAAATGAGTGTGCCTGTGGACGACAACGACAGCTACAACGATCTCCAGCTCGATTTCAGTAACAAGAACCACGCGTTTAGCTTGGACAATGTCAGTTACATTACCAAAGATCACGGAGAAAGTACtg GTCAACAGAGTCCGGTGAGTTCCGAGGCGGCGACCACGGCGCGTGCTTCCAGCATAGTTGGTACCCACGGAGACACAAACATCCACTCCCTGCGTCGATCCACCCTGGGCAGAAAGAACCACAGCGCGAGCAACGCAAATACGTTGAGCAATCACGACGCGACGCCAGTCTTGAACCCACTTTACAACCGTGGCGGCGACCTGCTGAGTCCCAGCCCGTCGAACGACAACGTGACGTTCAGGGAAAGGAAGGATTACTCTCATCTGGGATTCACGTACTTGGGCGAACAGAGTCCGGTGGAAACTACCACGGAATTGTAA